From the genome of Segatella hominis, one region includes:
- a CDS encoding starch-binding protein yields the protein MQKNYLLFNLLVLLFGMTFNGLVVQPSSAAAVYVWNNKVSPVIKYAGAWNDAINKKLPLVGKSVSGKNVFKWTYDGTETTAPAQLIFLDGNGNKLTADVEFVNHGYYVDGTYSNTVTKVHEDEIVDPEYVYFDNASSWENVYCYFYNGKTSSSVWPGVKMTYDASASHNGKTGWYKATIPTAYLNAKFFINDGTPGTAINGANASAEKVVK from the coding sequence ATGCAAAAGAATTACTTATTATTTAACTTACTTGTCTTGCTTTTTGGCATGACGTTTAATGGCTTAGTTGTTCAGCCTTCTTCGGCTGCAGCCGTATATGTATGGAATAACAAGGTTAGTCCTGTAATTAAGTATGCTGGTGCATGGAATGATGCTATCAATAAAAAGTTGCCTCTTGTAGGTAAGAGTGTTTCTGGAAAGAATGTCTTCAAGTGGACTTATGATGGCACCGAGACAACTGCTCCTGCTCAACTCATTTTCTTGGATGGTAATGGAAATAAGTTAACTGCTGACGTGGAGTTTGTCAACCACGGCTACTATGTTGACGGAACATACAGCAATACTGTGACCAAGGTACATGAAGATGAGATCGTTGATCCAGAGTATGTTTACTTCGATAACGCTTCCAGCTGGGAGAATGTTTATTGCTATTTCTATAATGGTAAAACATCTTCTTCTGTATGGCCAGGTGTAAAGATGACTTACGATGCTTCTGCTTCTCATAATGGTAAGACAGGATGGTATAAGGCAACGATTCCTACAGCATACCTCAATGCTAAGTTCTTTATCAACGATGGTACTCCTGGTACAGCTATCAATGGCGCAAATGCTTCTGCTGAAAAGGTAGTGAAGTAA
- a CDS encoding M20 family metallo-hydrolase, producing the protein MMTQEQFTNDAVELLKKLIATPSVSRNEKDAADIMEQTIRSYGFEPQREANNIWVIDPHFDESKPTLLLNAHIDTVKPVDSWQRHPYAPTIEGDLLYGLGSNDCGGGLCSLLQIFRMLTEKPQSYNLIYLASAEEEVSGKDGISRALPLLPKIDLAIVGEPTGMNPAVAEKGLMVLDVIAHGKSGHAARNEGVNAIYEALDDMRWIRDYKFEKVSEFLGPTKMTLTVVNAGTQHNVIPDKCTMLVDIRTNEFYDNEEVYHFICQHLKSEVKAHSFRLKSSRIDPEHPLIKKCVAMGMKPFGSPTLSDQALMPFPSFKLGPGESSRSHSADEFIRISEIADAIAKYKELLDGAAI; encoded by the coding sequence ATGATGACACAAGAACAATTCACCAATGATGCCGTTGAGCTGCTGAAGAAGCTCATCGCCACCCCATCTGTAAGCCGTAATGAAAAGGATGCTGCAGATATCATGGAACAGACGATCCGCAGTTATGGTTTTGAACCTCAGAGGGAAGCCAACAATATTTGGGTGATTGACCCGCACTTTGATGAAAGCAAACCTACTTTGCTGCTCAATGCACATATTGACACGGTAAAACCTGTAGACTCATGGCAGCGCCACCCCTATGCTCCTACCATAGAAGGCGACCTTCTTTATGGTTTGGGCAGCAACGACTGCGGAGGCGGACTATGCTCACTACTACAGATATTCAGAATGCTTACAGAGAAGCCACAGAGCTATAACCTTATTTATCTGGCTTCTGCTGAAGAGGAAGTATCGGGCAAAGATGGTATCAGCCGTGCTCTACCGCTATTGCCTAAGATAGACCTCGCCATCGTTGGTGAGCCAACTGGCATGAATCCAGCTGTAGCAGAAAAGGGGTTAATGGTCTTAGATGTCATCGCTCATGGAAAGAGCGGCCATGCTGCCCGTAACGAAGGAGTAAACGCTATCTATGAGGCACTGGATGATATGCGCTGGATTCGTGATTACAAGTTTGAGAAAGTAAGCGAGTTCTTAGGTCCTACCAAAATGACATTAACGGTAGTGAATGCTGGTACTCAGCACAATGTGATTCCAGACAAGTGTACGATGCTGGTAGATATCCGCACCAATGAATTTTATGACAATGAGGAGGTCTATCATTTTATCTGCCAGCACTTGAAGAGTGAAGTAAAGGCTCACAGTTTCCGTTTGAAATCATCCCGTATTGATCCTGAGCATCCTCTTATTAAGAAATGTGTAGCCATGGGAATGAAGCCTTTCGGTAGTCCTACCCTTAGCGACCAGGCTCTGATGCCATTTCCTTCCTTCAAGTTGGGACCAGGAGAGTCTTCCCGCTCCCATTCCGCAGATGAGTTTATCAGAATAAGCGAAATAGCTGATGCTATTGCCAAATACAAAGAGCTCTTAGATGGCGCTGCCATCTAA